The following coding sequences are from one Lolium rigidum isolate FL_2022 chromosome 6, APGP_CSIRO_Lrig_0.1, whole genome shotgun sequence window:
- the LOC124665297 gene encoding peroxisomal membrane protein PEX14-like: MAAQSPSSSPQDGSGAGGSSDNLVFQAPQAVREDYIQNAVKFLAHPKVKGSPVSYRYSFLEKKGLTKDEIEEAFRRVPDPQPNSTEAAAVGSQQASNPNQSAGAQPYTSVQSPLATTGSVSTGHIVPQTQTQFSWFHTLLGAGIFLGFGASSVVIIKNVFLPRLKSWTCRVVSEGDENADNELKSKLYDEIKKSMETSSSAFSAIAKTNQELLASKDEDKKILVKLTEALDSQAEVLKSLSETLNQTRENRFSQYNMLEEHVQPGPWNGPTTNSWRASQQTNMYTTTPNGDFDSGRQSFMPLPAEPTSGSFPRSYVEQRVPRSGYGFQPQMGNDRSNYGSPPYYSGGSNPVEAPAPVAAPTPVPTPVVEESPFQRRWVPPQPPGVAMPEAAAAIRQPRSLPRQESQPEAGAADASRPSASTGSEQMDSGTSGAADVGSPSSSAPAAGTMDGVTNGVNGEGTGAA; encoded by the exons ATGGCCGCGCAGTCGCCCAGCTCCTCGCCGCAAG ATGGTTCTGGCGCGGGCGGGTCCTCCGACAATCTTGTATTTCAAGCCCCACAGGCAGTACGGGAGGATTACATACAGAATGCTGTCAAGTTTCTCGCGCATCCAAAGGTGAAGGGTTCTCCAGTATCTTACAGGTACTCTTTCTTGGAAAAGAAGGGCCTCACGAAGGACGAAATTGAGGAGGCCTTTCGTCGTGTTCCC GATCCACAGCCAAACAGTACAGAAGCTGCAGCTGTTGGTTCGCAACAAG CAAGTAACCCAAATCAATCTGCTGGGGCGCAACCTTACACATCAGTTCAATCACCACTAGCAACTACTGGCTCTGTCAGCACTGGTCATATCGTCCCACAAACGCAGACACAATTTAGCTGGTTCCATACACTACTAGGGGCTGGTATTTTTCTTGGATTTGGAGCTAGTTCTGTTGTCATCATCAAG AATGTGTTCCTTCCTAGGCTAAAATCTTGGACCTGTAGAGTTGTTTCTGAAGGAGATGAAAATGCGGACAATGAACTGAAATCCAAGCTTTATGATGAAATTAAAAAGTCTATGGAAACTTCCTCATCAGCCTTTTCTGCTATTGccaaaacaaaccaagaattGCTGGCTTCAAAGGACGAAG ATAAGAAGATACTTGTCAAGTTAACAGAAGCATTGGATTCTCAGGCAGAGGTGTTGAAATCCTTGAGTGAGACCTTAAATCAGACAAGGGAGAATCGGTTTTCGCAGTACAATATGTTGGAAGAGCATGTTCAACCTGGACCATGGAATG GTCCAACCACCAATTCATGGAGAGCTTCCCAG CAAACCAATATGTACACCACGACTCCAAATGGTGATTTTGACTCGG GAAGGCAGTCGTTCATGCCATTACCTGCAGAACCTACATCAGGATCATTTCCAAGATCTTATGTTGAG CAGCGGGTTCCGAGGTCTGGGTATGGCTTCCAGCCCCAGATGGGCAATGACAGATCAAACTATGGTTCTCCTCCGTACTACTCTGGGGGCAGCAATCCAGTTGAAGCTCCAGCACCAGTAGCAGCACCTACACCAGTACCGACACCTGTTGTAGAGGAAAGCCCCTTCCAGCGTCGCTGGGTTCCCCCGCAGCCACCGGGCGTCGCCATGCCGGAGGCCGCGGCCGCCATTCGGCAGCCAAGGTCCCTTCCAAGACAAGAGTCACAGCCAGaggctggtgctgccgatgcttCGAGACCATCTGCCTCCACAGGCAGTGAGCAGATGGACAGTGGAACGTCTGGTGCTGCGGATGTCGGGTCGCCAAGTAGCAGTGCTCCTGCTGCTGGAACCATGGACGGAGTGACTAATGGTGTGAACGGTGAAGGGACCGGAGCCGCTTAA